The following proteins come from a genomic window of Pseudomonas putida:
- the bglX gene encoding beta-glucosidase BglX: MMKLSLLGLAMGLASQAALAAPSAPPLQDKQAFIEHLISQMTEAEKIGQLRLISIGPEMPRDKIREEIAAGRIGGTFNSRTAPENRPMQDAAMRSRLKIPMFFAYDTVHGERTIFPIGLGMAATWDMEAVAKVGRTAAIEASADALDMTFAPMVDIARDPRWGRTSEGFGEDTYLTSKIGQVMVRSFQGSSPANPDSIMAIVKHFALYGAVEGGRDYNTVDMSLPKMYNDYLPPYRAALDAGAGGVMVALNSINGVPATSNTWLMNDLLRKEWGFKGVTISDHGAIQELIRHGVARDGREAAKLAIKAGIDMSMNDTLYGEELPGLLKSGEVTQRELDQAVREVLGAKYDMGLFKDPYVRIGKAETDLKDYYSNDRLHREAARDVARRSLVLLENRNQTLPLKKAGTIAVVGPLADAPIDMMGSWAADGKPVHSVTVREGLRRAVEGKAKLVYAKGSNVTGDKAILDYLNFLNFDAPEIVDDPRPPAVLIDEAVKAAKQSDVVVAVVGESRGMSHESSSRTTLEIPASQRELIKALKATGKPLVLVLMNGRPLSISWEREQADAILETWFAGTEGGNAIADVLFGDYNPSGKLAITFPRSVGQIPMYYNHTRIGRPFTPGKPGNYTSQYFEEPNGPLYPFGYGLSYSSFELSGLNLSGKDLKRGDTLEAKVTVKNTGKVAGETVVQLYLQDVSASMSRPVKELKNFQKLMLEPGETRTLTFRISEDDLKFYNGQLQRVAEPGEFNVQVGLDSQAVQQQSFELL, translated from the coding sequence ATGATGAAACTGTCTTTGCTGGGCCTGGCCATGGGCCTTGCCAGTCAGGCGGCCCTCGCCGCCCCCTCCGCCCCGCCCCTGCAGGACAAGCAGGCATTCATCGAGCATCTGATCAGCCAGATGACCGAAGCCGAAAAAATCGGCCAGTTGCGCCTGATCAGCATCGGCCCGGAAATGCCCCGCGACAAGATCCGCGAGGAGATCGCCGCCGGCCGCATCGGCGGCACCTTCAACTCACGCACTGCCCCCGAAAACCGGCCAATGCAGGACGCGGCCATGCGCAGCCGCCTGAAGATCCCGATGTTCTTCGCCTACGATACCGTCCACGGCGAGCGCACCATCTTCCCGATCGGCCTGGGCATGGCCGCTACCTGGGACATGGAGGCCGTCGCCAAGGTCGGCCGCACCGCCGCGATCGAAGCCTCGGCCGACGCCCTGGACATGACGTTCGCGCCAATGGTGGATATCGCCCGTGACCCGCGCTGGGGCCGCACCAGTGAAGGTTTCGGCGAAGACACCTACCTGACCTCGAAAATCGGCCAGGTAATGGTGCGCTCGTTCCAGGGCAGCAGCCCGGCCAACCCCGACAGCATCATGGCCATCGTCAAGCATTTCGCCTTGTATGGCGCCGTGGAAGGCGGGCGCGACTACAACACGGTCGATATGAGCCTGCCGAAAATGTACAACGACTACCTGCCACCCTATCGCGCCGCGCTCGATGCAGGTGCCGGTGGCGTGATGGTCGCGCTGAACTCGATCAACGGCGTACCGGCCACCTCCAACACCTGGCTGATGAACGACCTGCTGCGCAAGGAGTGGGGCTTCAAGGGCGTGACCATCAGCGACCACGGTGCCATCCAGGAACTGATTCGCCACGGCGTCGCCCGTGATGGCCGTGAAGCCGCCAAGCTGGCGATCAAGGCCGGCATCGACATGAGCATGAACGATACCCTGTACGGCGAAGAGCTACCGGGCCTGCTGAAGTCCGGCGAGGTGACCCAGCGCGAACTGGACCAGGCGGTGCGTGAGGTGCTTGGCGCCAAGTACGACATGGGCCTGTTCAAAGACCCATACGTGCGTATCGGCAAGGCTGAAACCGACCTGAAAGACTACTACAGCAACGACCGCCTGCACCGCGAAGCTGCGCGTGACGTGGCACGCCGCAGCCTGGTGCTGCTGGAAAACCGCAACCAGACCCTGCCGCTGAAAAAGGCCGGCACCATTGCCGTGGTCGGCCCGCTGGCGGATGCCCCGATCGACATGATGGGCAGCTGGGCCGCCGACGGTAAACCCGTCCACTCGGTGACCGTGCGCGAAGGCTTGCGCCGCGCCGTGGAAGGCAAGGCCAAGCTGGTCTACGCCAAAGGCTCCAACGTCACGGGTGACAAGGCGATACTCGACTACCTGAACTTCCTCAACTTCGATGCCCCGGAAATCGTCGACGACCCACGCCCGCCTGCCGTGCTGATCGATGAAGCAGTCAAGGCGGCGAAGCAATCCGACGTCGTGGTCGCCGTGGTCGGCGAGTCCCGCGGCATGTCCCACGAGTCGTCAAGCCGTACCACCCTGGAGATCCCGGCCAGCCAGCGCGAGCTGATCAAGGCGCTCAAGGCCACCGGCAAACCGCTGGTGCTGGTGTTGATGAACGGCCGGCCGCTGTCGATCAGCTGGGAGCGCGAGCAGGCCGACGCCATCCTGGAAACATGGTTCGCCGGCACCGAAGGCGGCAATGCCATCGCCGACGTGCTGTTTGGCGACTACAACCCCTCCGGCAAGCTGGCCATTACCTTCCCACGGTCTGTGGGCCAGATCCCGATGTACTACAACCACACCCGCATCGGCCGGCCGTTCACGCCGGGCAAGCCGGGCAACTACACCTCGCAATACTTCGAAGAACCCAACGGGCCGCTTTACCCGTTCGGCTATGGCTTGAGCTACAGCAGCTTCGAGCTGTCGGGCCTGAACCTGTCGGGCAAGGATCTCAAGCGCGGCGATACGCTGGAAGCCAAGGTAACGGTCAAGAACACCGGCAAGGTTGCAGGCGAGACGGTGGTGCAGTTGTACCTGCAGGATGTGTCGGCGTCGATGAGCCGCCCGGTGAAAGAGCTGAAAAACTTCCAGAAGCTGATGCTTGAACCGGGCGAAACCCGCACGTTGACCTTCCGCATCAGCGAGGACGACCTGAAGTTCTACAATGGCCAGTTGCAGCGGGTTGCCGAACCAGGGGAGTTCAATGTCCAGGTAGGTCTGGATTCCCAGGCGGTGCAGCAGCAGAGCTTTGAATTGCTTTGA
- a CDS encoding methyltransferase encodes MSASTSASCAPDARAQFLDLLNAALHGETLVKLVLARHVGADQTLQRIIAKPLQVKGQPCLSLVYRHQTRDITRNLPLDQAQVLVAELLPDSFRNAHLFDADGEVQLTFSKKGKPMLQRHGAQAPRVADAGSGHDREKKRYLELSRPFLRDLGVTDAQGALIPSMSRKWKQINKFIEVFDHALANAPVSAEQALRVADFGSGKGYLTFAMHDYLRNSLGRDAQVTGVELRQDMVDLCNTAAARLDHPGLEFQCGDVRSVVPEAIEVMIALHACDIATDYAIHTGIRCNAAIIMCSPCCHKQIRPQLHSPGLLQPMLQYGLHLGQQAEMLTDSLRALYLEACGYETKVFEFISLEHTNKNKMILAVKRRQAGDNGALLEKIAQLKAFYGVQEHCLETLLRADGLL; translated from the coding sequence ATGTCCGCCAGTACTTCTGCCTCTTGCGCGCCGGATGCGCGCGCTCAGTTTCTCGACCTGCTGAACGCCGCCCTGCACGGCGAAACCCTGGTCAAGCTGGTGCTGGCGCGCCATGTCGGTGCCGACCAGACCTTGCAACGGATCATTGCCAAGCCGCTGCAGGTCAAGGGCCAGCCGTGCCTGTCGCTGGTCTACCGCCACCAGACCCGCGACATCACCCGCAACCTGCCGCTGGACCAGGCCCAGGTGCTGGTTGCCGAGTTGCTGCCGGACAGCTTCCGCAATGCTCACCTGTTCGATGCTGACGGCGAAGTGCAGCTGACCTTCAGCAAGAAGGGCAAACCGATGCTCCAGCGCCACGGTGCCCAGGCGCCGCGTGTGGCCGACGCGGGCAGCGGGCATGACCGCGAGAAGAAGCGTTATCTGGAACTGTCGCGGCCATTTCTGCGCGACCTCGGTGTGACCGACGCACAAGGCGCACTGATCCCGTCCATGTCGCGCAAGTGGAAGCAGATCAACAAATTCATCGAGGTCTTCGATCACGCCCTCGCCAATGCACCGGTGTCGGCGGAACAGGCGCTGCGGGTGGCCGACTTCGGTTCGGGCAAGGGCTACCTGACCTTTGCCATGCACGATTACCTGCGCAACAGCCTGGGCCGCGACGCACAGGTGACTGGCGTGGAACTGCGCCAGGACATGGTCGACCTGTGCAACACCGCAGCCGCACGCCTGGACCACCCGGGCCTGGAGTTCCAGTGTGGTGATGTACGCAGCGTGGTGCCTGAGGCCATCGAGGTGATGATCGCCTTGCATGCCTGTGACATCGCCACCGACTACGCCATCCACACCGGCATCCGCTGCAACGCCGCAATCATCATGTGCTCGCCGTGCTGCCACAAACAGATCCGCCCGCAACTGCACAGCCCGGGGTTGCTGCAACCCATGCTGCAGTACGGCCTGCACCTGGGCCAGCAGGCCGAAATGCTCACCGACAGCCTGCGCGCGCTGTATCTGGAAGCCTGTGGCTATGAAACCAAGGTGTTCGAGTTCATCTCGCTGGAGCACACCAACAAGAACAAGATGATTCTTGCGGTGAAGCGGCGCCAGGCGGGGGATAACGGGGCGTTGCTGGAGAAAATTGCCCAGCTCAAGGCGTTCTATGGGGTGCAGGAGCATTGCCTGGAAACATTGTTGCGCGCGGATGGATTGCTTTGA